The Ammospiza caudacuta isolate bAmmCau1 chromosome 17, bAmmCau1.pri, whole genome shotgun sequence genome has a segment encoding these proteins:
- the LOC131565056 gene encoding COMM domain-containing protein 4-like encodes MLKLKLICIQVFWDLLGQAIEYDKVLKLFSGAQARPPSHLQSGDVKATIAVLGFITSSAAKHSIDNESLSSELQQLGL; translated from the exons ATGT TGAAGCTTAAGCTGATCTGCATCCAGGTGTtttgggacctgctggggcaggccATCGAG taTGACAAGGTCCTGAAGCTGTTCTCAGGTGCACA AGCTCgccctccttcccatctgcagtCAGGGGATGTGAAGGCAACCATTGCTGTCCTCGGCTTCATCACCTCCAGTGCAGCCAAGCACAGCATAGACAATGAGTCTCTGtcaagtgagctgcagcagctgggactg